One genomic segment of Mycolicibacterium gilvum includes these proteins:
- a CDS encoding flavin-containing monooxygenase — MTSEQFDAVIVGAGFAGIGAAIQLKRSGIENFVILDREDDLGGTWYVNHYPGLAVDVPTTTYSYFFEPNPNWSRLFSTGDEIKQYADDVADKYDVRRHIRFGVTVDGARWDEDATLWRVNLADGTTLSSRYLLTATGFLSQPHMPDIPGITEFEGRVIHTTAWDDSYDPSGEKIAVIGTGATAVQLIPELAKKSADLTVFQRTPIWVVPKVDFRFSERAKRLFARVPLTQRLIKRLTDSLYEVMVSVAVRHYGTFRGRFNISASDLAKIHRFVTIRDKDLRRRLTPDYDFGCKRPTFSNSYYRTFTKPHVHLQDTGIARVEADGIVAGDGTKTVIDTLVLATGFDLWEANFPAIEVIGRNGRNLGKWWRETRFQAYQGVSIPHFPNYLSLASPYAFIGLNFFNTMEYQMRHMDRLFGEVHRRGATTFEVTEQANAEFLDRMTDLLGNSLFTIGDCASARSYYFNPAGEPTLLRPTSTQTAIREASEFPVTDYSFG, encoded by the coding sequence ATGACTTCGGAGCAATTCGACGCGGTCATCGTGGGTGCAGGATTCGCGGGAATCGGTGCGGCGATCCAGCTCAAGCGGTCCGGGATCGAGAACTTCGTCATCCTCGACCGCGAGGACGATCTGGGCGGAACGTGGTACGTCAACCACTATCCCGGGCTGGCCGTGGATGTGCCGACGACCACCTACTCGTACTTCTTCGAGCCGAACCCGAACTGGTCGCGGCTGTTCTCCACGGGCGATGAGATCAAGCAGTACGCCGACGACGTCGCCGACAAGTACGACGTCCGCCGCCACATCCGGTTCGGCGTCACCGTCGACGGCGCCCGTTGGGACGAGGACGCCACGCTGTGGCGGGTGAACCTCGCCGACGGCACGACGCTGTCCTCGCGGTACCTGCTGACCGCCACCGGGTTCCTGTCCCAGCCGCACATGCCCGACATCCCCGGCATCACAGAGTTCGAGGGCCGGGTCATCCACACCACCGCGTGGGACGACTCCTACGACCCGTCCGGCGAGAAGATCGCCGTCATCGGCACCGGCGCGACGGCCGTGCAACTCATCCCCGAGTTGGCGAAGAAGTCCGCCGATCTGACGGTGTTCCAGCGCACCCCGATCTGGGTGGTGCCCAAGGTCGATTTCCGCTTCTCCGAACGGGCCAAGCGGCTTTTCGCCCGGGTTCCGTTGACCCAGCGACTGATTAAGCGGTTGACCGACAGCCTCTACGAGGTCATGGTCTCGGTGGCCGTCCGCCACTACGGCACGTTCCGGGGCCGGTTCAACATCTCCGCGTCCGATCTGGCGAAGATCCACCGCTTCGTGACGATCCGCGACAAGGACCTGCGGCGCCGGCTCACGCCCGACTACGACTTCGGCTGCAAACGACCCACGTTCTCCAACAGCTACTACCGCACGTTCACGAAACCGCACGTGCACCTGCAGGACACCGGCATCGCCCGCGTCGAGGCCGACGGCATCGTCGCGGGCGACGGCACCAAGACCGTCATCGACACTCTGGTCCTGGCCACCGGTTTCGACTTGTGGGAGGCGAACTTCCCGGCCATCGAGGTCATCGGACGCAACGGCCGCAACCTCGGGAAGTGGTGGCGCGAGACCAGATTCCAGGCCTACCAGGGTGTCTCGATACCGCACTTCCCGAACTATCTGTCGCTCGCGAGCCCCTACGCCTTCATCGGGTTGAATTTCTTCAACACCATGGAATACCAGATGCGCCACATGGATCGGCTGTTCGGCGAGGTGCATCGAAGAGGCGCAACGACATTCGAGGTCACCGAGCAGGCCAATGCGGAGTTTCTCGACCGCATGACCGATCTGCTCGGAAATTCGTTGTTCACGATCGGCGACTGCGCGAGCGCCCGCTCGTACTACTTCAACCCCGCCGGGGAGCCCACCCTGTTGCGCCCCACGTCCACACAGACGGCCATCAGGGAGGCTTCCGAGTTCCCGGTCACCGACTATTCGTTCGGCTAG
- a CDS encoding alpha/beta hydrolase family protein has protein sequence MTSTSPTEIDAIAGVSHHPDGTPRGAVALTHGAGGSRESPMLVALCDEWARRGFLAVRYNLPYRRRRPKGPPSGSSAADIAGIVEAVATVRALVDGPVLAGGHSYGGRMTSMAVADGLALDVLTLFSYPLHPPGKPERARTEHLPRITVPTVFTHGTADPFGTLDELRPAAALIGAPVEIVEVTGARHDLGSKKLDVPALAVDAALRLLG, from the coding sequence ATGACCTCGACGAGCCCCACAGAGATCGACGCCATCGCCGGTGTGTCCCACCACCCCGACGGCACACCGCGCGGAGCAGTCGCCCTGACCCACGGGGCCGGCGGAAGCCGCGAGTCCCCGATGCTCGTGGCACTGTGCGACGAGTGGGCCCGCCGCGGGTTCCTCGCGGTGCGCTACAACCTGCCGTACCGGCGTCGACGCCCCAAGGGGCCGCCGTCGGGATCGTCGGCCGCCGATATCGCCGGCATCGTCGAGGCGGTCGCCACCGTCCGCGCCCTCGTCGACGGTCCCGTCCTCGCGGGTGGCCACTCCTACGGGGGCCGGATGACGTCCATGGCGGTCGCCGACGGCCTCGCGCTGGACGTCCTGACGCTGTTCTCCTATCCGCTGCATCCGCCCGGCAAGCCCGAGCGCGCCCGCACCGAGCACCTGCCGCGGATCACGGTCCCGACGGTCTTCACCCACGGCACCGCCGATCCGTTCGGCACCCTGGACGAGCTCCGTCCCGCCGCGGCGCTGATCGGCGCCCCCGTCGAGATCGTCGAGGTGACCGGCGCCCGCCACGACCTCGGCTCGAAGAAGCTCGACGTCCCCGCGCTCGCGGTCGACGCGGCCCTTCGCCTGCTCGGCTGA
- a CDS encoding DUF4190 domain-containing protein encodes MTVPPPPGPPWGPPPPYGQPQYGEPQYGQPAYGQPYPPPPPLPYPNDPSDPSLGEAPRTNWWAIVSLIFGVIGGVLIALVCGVVGLIKAKQYRSGRGMAIAGIVLAAVWTVGIAVFLVLAANSDRVTATDVKVGDCLAEIPDGERVLTVKTISCEEPHAGEVFAVLMMPDGDFPGQAEVEAYHERCSPELVAYSPQSMLDESVQLYVLYPTAETWDNGDRAVTCIATLDPPRTGSIRG; translated from the coding sequence GTGACCGTACCTCCGCCGCCAGGGCCGCCGTGGGGGCCGCCGCCGCCCTACGGCCAGCCCCAGTACGGCGAACCCCAGTACGGCCAGCCCGCGTACGGCCAGCCCTACCCGCCGCCACCGCCGCTGCCCTACCCGAACGATCCCTCGGATCCGTCCCTCGGGGAGGCCCCGAGAACCAACTGGTGGGCCATCGTCTCGCTGATCTTCGGCGTGATCGGCGGCGTTCTGATCGCCCTCGTGTGCGGTGTCGTCGGGTTGATCAAGGCCAAGCAGTACCGGAGCGGCCGCGGCATGGCCATCGCCGGCATCGTGCTGGCGGCGGTGTGGACCGTCGGCATCGCCGTCTTCCTGGTGCTCGCCGCCAACAGCGACCGGGTCACCGCCACCGACGTCAAGGTCGGTGACTGCCTCGCCGAGATCCCCGACGGGGAGCGTGTTCTGACCGTCAAGACGATCAGCTGCGAGGAACCGCACGCCGGCGAGGTCTTCGCGGTGCTGATGATGCCCGACGGCGACTTCCCGGGCCAGGCCGAGGTCGAGGCCTACCACGAGAGATGCAGTCCGGAGCTCGTCGCGTACTCGCCGCAGTCGATGCTCGACGAGTCGGTTCAGCTCTACGTCCTCTACCCCACCGCGGAGACCTGGGACAACGGCGATCGGGCTGTGACCTGCATCGCAACACTCGACCCTCCGCGCACCGGATCCATCCGGGGTTGA